In one window of Drosophila ananassae strain 14024-0371.13 chromosome XR, ASM1763931v2, whole genome shotgun sequence DNA:
- the LOC6504497 gene encoding decapping nuclease DXO homolog, translated as MDARKVCDNGVIRIPWWQHKHGRHFQHPFPKMSPPECIGLFSITDREYQEDARNVAYLCDPFPKLPIDLNQGIENVIRKKPATMSDLEYLLKYIKSHQKEFLVMKGDTIQLNTDFVALRGVLRLIMCLQYERRQDLRIMVTRANGTIYLNKEETEEQLAEQAAMSNRHLAMCSWGFKFEQYLTTAKPCADPDTNVPVNEGVELCAMFRSNINGIRLLYGAEMDCIVSSQPVNFQDPNNLKHLEFVELKTGAYDMNRHQEQTFKLFKSANWWSQSFLVGIKTIYAGLRDTKGVVKEIRRYDTRDLARNTPWSPSAMLMFLEQFLRQLKSLMEAIDDPFAVVQVDFKSQEQCVYYKVLGGKDNQILPDWYRELFIK; from the exons ATGGATGCACGAAAAGTATGCGACAACGGAGTTATCCGAATTCCGTGGTGGCAACACAAGCACGGAAGGCATTTTCAACATCCCTTTCCCAAAATGTCCCCACCTGAATGCATCGGCCTTTTCAGCATCACCGACCGGGAGTACCAAGAAGATGCCCGGAATGTCGCCTATTTGTGCGATCCCTTTCCGAAATTACCCATCGATCTGAATCAGGGGATTGAAAATGTCATACGAAAAAAACCAGCAACAATGAGTGACCTGGAGTATCTCCTTAAATACATTAAAAGCCATCAAAAGGAATTTTTGGTGATGAAGGGAGACACTATCCAACTGAATACGGATTTCGTAGCACTTCGTGGGGTCCTCAGGCTAATCATGTGCCTACAATACGAACGGAGGCAAGATCTTCGTATTATGGTGACCCGTGCGAACGGCACGATCTATTTGAACAAAGAGGAAACCGAGGAGCAGCTGGCGGAACAGGCAGCCATGTCGAACAGGCATCTTGCCATGTGCTCCTGGGGCTTTAAGTTTGAGCAGTACCTTACCACCGCAAAGCCATGCGCCGATCCGGATACCAATGTTCCTGTAAATGAGGGCGTCGAACTATGCGCTATGTTTCGCAGCAATATAAACGGAATTCGTCTGCTTTATGGAGCCGAAATGGACTGCATTGTCAGTTCTCAGCCAGT GAATTTCCAGGATCCCAACAACTTAAAACACCTGGAGTTTGTGGAGCTAAAGACGGGTGCCTACGATATGAATCGCCACCAAGAACAAACGTTTAAACTCTTCAAGTCGGCCAACTGGTGGAGCCAATCCTTTCTGGTCGGCATCAAGACGATTTACGCCGGCTTGAGGGACACTAAAGGCGTGGTCAAGGAGATTCGCCGATACGATACGCGGGACCTGGCGCGTAATACGCCTTGGAGCCCCTCGGCCATGCTAATGTTTCTGGAGCAGTTCTTGCGACAACTCAAGTCCCTCATGGAGGCGATTGACGATCCCTTTGCCGTTGTCCAGGTGGATTTCAAGTCTCAGGAGCAATGTGTCTACTACAAAGTGCTGGGCGGCAAGGACAACCAGATCCTTCCCGACTGGTACCGCGagctatttattaaataa
- the LOC6504417 gene encoding proton-coupled amino acid transporter-like protein CG1139 encodes MGRTLEITPPERSINLEKQQEAGGVNVEAGAEGTGAKRRGHETSNLEAATHLFKGSVGAGLFAMGDCFKNGGLAGATILLPIIAVMCVHCEQMLIKGSILAVERTPGVDFLDYPETVEKSFEYGPRPLRRMSRFMKLVVEMFLCVTQFGFCAIYFVFITENLYQVFQQNGIDISMSMVMLITLLPAMIPSLMTNLKYISPVSLFANVALLFGLIATLTIAFSDGPMPSLGERHLFTGGSQLALFFGTALFSYEGIALILPLRNSMRKPENFSTRFGVLNSTMFATTALFIFTGFVSYVRWGEDVAGSITLNLVVEDILSQVVKVVAALGVFLGYPIQFFVMIKIIWPPIKRSNECAQKYPITTQVCLRFVMCMMTFGVALVVPQLNLFISLIGALCSTCLAFVIPVLIDFVIQAQVPKGLGVWSYIKNILILTVAVLGIVTGTYQSIVEIIKEFK; translated from the exons ATGGGAAGGACACTGGAAATAACGCCACCGGAGCGATCCATTAACCTGGAGAAGCAACAGGAGGCCGGCGGTGTGAATGTCGAGGCCGGAGCCGAGGGCACGGGGGCGAAGCGACGCGGTCACGAGACTAGCAATCTGGAGGCAGCCACCCACCTGTTCAAGGGCAGTGTCGGTGCGGGACTCTTCGCCATGGGCGATTGCTTCAAGAACGGTGGTCTGGCCGGAGCCACCATCCTGCTGCCCATCATCGCCGTGATGTGCGTCCACTGCGAACAAATGCTGATCAAGGGCTCCATTCTGGCGGTGGAACGGACACCGGGTGTTGATTTTCTCGATTATCCGGAAACCGTGGAGAAGAGCTTCGAGTACGGGCCACGCCCCCTCCGGCGGATGTCGCGCTTTATGAAGCTGGTGGTGGAGATGTTTTTGTGCGTCACCCAGTTCGGATTCTGTGCCATATACTTTGTCTTCATCACGGAGAACCTGTATCAG GTCTTCCAACAAAATGGCATCGACATCAGCATGAGTATGGTGATGTTGATCACCTTACTGCCGGCCATGATCCCCTCGCTGATGACCAATTTGAAGTACATCTCACCCGTGTCCTTGTTCGCCAATGTGGCTCTACTCTTCGGACTGATCGCCACCCTGACCATCGCCTTCTCCGACGGACCGATGCCATCGCTTGGCGAAAGACATCTCTTCACGGGCGGCTCTCAGTTGGCCCTGTTCTTTGGCACCGCCCTGTTCTCCTACGAGGGCATCGCTCTGATCCTTCCACTCCGGAATTCGATGCGGAAACCGGAGAATTTCAGCACACGTTTCGGTGTCCTCAATAGCACCATGTTCGCGACCACCGCTCTGTTCATCTTCACCGGGTTTGTGAGCTATGTGCGGTGGGGCGAGGATGTGGCCGGAAGTATTACCCTGAATCTGGTGGTGGAGGACATCCTGTCGCAGGTGGTCAAGGTGGTGGCTGCTCTCGGCGTCTTCCTGGGCTATCCCATACAGTTCTTCGTCATGATCAAGATCATCTGGCCGCCCATCAAGCGGTCCAATGAGTGCGCCCAGAAGTATCCAATCACCACGCAGGTGTGCCTCCGTTTCGTCATGTGTATGATGACTT TTGGCGTCGCTTTGGTAGTACCCCAATTGAATCTATTTATATCGCTCATTGGAGCTCTGTGCTCCACCTGTTTGGCTTTCGTGATTCCGGTGCTGATCGACTTTGTGATCCAGGCCCAAGTGCCCAAGGGACTGGGCGTCTGGTCGTACATCAAGAACATCCTCATCCTGACAGTGGCCGTGCTGGGAATCGTCACTGGCACCTACCAGAGCATCGTGGAAATAATCAAAGAGTTTAAATAG
- the LOC6504419 gene encoding rab-like protein 3 has translation MGNRVRIVVVGDSGVGKTCLTHLIAHNESLIRPGWTVGCNIQVKIHEFREGTIRQCPYFVELFDIGGSLSHKNTRSVFYSGIHGIILVHDLTNAKSQEQLIDWLYEIVNKEGKDTYKARGPSLPSSPTPMAVFSPSATSIASASISASASSSGACIGTSDSHIRLDLEEFLGATQTPILVMGTKLDLIDEKRHPKTSVKKVGGIADKCGAEEIWLNCRDTRSLAAGTTGSVKLSRFFDCVIEKRESLSSSSSTTNIYGSGFNASSPPDRRRPTASSPPRAATDFSMHGATAIPLLDTNDLK, from the exons ATGGGCAATCGTGTCAGAATTGTCGTGGTCGGTGATTCAG GCGTGGGTAAGACCTGCCTGACGCACCTGATCGCGCACAATGAGTCCCTGATACGACCGGGCTGGACAGTGGGCTGCAACATACAGGtgaagatccacgagttcaggGAAGGCACCATCCGGCAATGTCCGTACTTTGTGGAGCTTTTTGATATTGGCGGCTCTTTGAGCCACAAGAACACCCGTAGCGTCTTCTATTCTGGCATACATGGCATCATCCTGGTTCACGATCTCACCAATGCCAAGTCGCAGGAACAGTTGATCGATTGGCTCTACGAGATCGTCAACAAGGAGGGCAAGGATACGTACAAGGCGCGCGGTCCCTCCCTGCCATCATCGCCCACGCCCATGGCCGTTTTCTCACCCTCGGCCACATCCATTGCCTCTGCCTCCATCTCTGCGTCCGCTTCTTCGTCCGGTGCCTGTATCGGCACGTCAGATTCCCACATTCGCTTGGATCTGGAGGAGTTCCTTGGGGCCACACAGACACCGATTCTGGTCATGGGTACCAAACTGGATCTAATCGATGAGAAGCGCCATCCCAAAACGTCCGTAAAAAAGGTGGGCGGCATAG CCGACAAATGTGGTGCTGAGGAAATCTGGCTGAACTGTCGGGACACAAGGAGTCTGGCTGCGGGCACCACCGGCTCTGTAAAGCTCTCCCGTTTCTTCGATTGTGTCATCGAGAAACGCGAGTCTCTTAGCTCTTCCAGTTCCACAACGAATATTTACGGCAGCGGCTTCAACGCCTCCTCTCCACCAGACCGAAGACGCCCGACTGCCAGCTCACCCCCACGAGCCGCCACCGACTTTTCCATGCACGGGGCTACAGCCATTCCTCTTCTGGACACCAACGACCTCAAATGA
- the LOC6504498 gene encoding actin-related protein 2/3 complex subunit 3, which yields MPAYHSEIEEFSGSVGNMAILPLRTQIRGPAPNVDIDNDIVDESLYYYKSNIFFRTYEVKSEVDRVLIYITLYITECLKRLARCTSKAQGQQELYSLAIDRFDLPGDSGFPLNSIYTKPEDPDKMRQYILQLRHETGNRLLEKVFNTPDDKPNKWWICFAKKKFMEKSLSGPGF from the exons atgccG GCATACCACTCGGAGATTGAGGAATTTAGTGGATCGGTGGGCAATATGGCCATATTGCCATTACGCACCCAGATCCGCGGACCAGCGCCCAATGTGGACATTGATAACGACATCGTGGATGAATCACTATACTACTACAAATCGAACATTTTCTTTCGGACATACGAAGTTAAG TCGGAAGTGGATCGTGTACTTATCTATATAACATTATATATAACCGAATGCCTGAAACGCCTGGCCCGATGCACCAGCAAGGCCCAGGGCCAGCAGGAGCTATATAGTCTGGCTATAGATCGTTTCGATCTGCCCGGAGATTCCGGTTTCCCTCTAAACTCCATCTATACGAAGCCCGAGGATCCGGATAAGATGCGTCAGTACATCCTGCAGCTCCGCCACGAAACCGGAAATCGACTTTTGGAGAAGGTTTTCAATACACCCGATGACAAGCCGAACAAGTGGTGGATCTGTTTTGCCAAAAAGAAGTTCATGGAGAAGAGTTTATCCGGACCAGGATTCTAA